From Rubripirellula reticaptiva, the proteins below share one genomic window:
- a CDS encoding endo-1,4-beta-xylanase yields the protein MTYSAMIVRFTLLIFAAGSCPAQNVPLVYDVEHARSEFPKPALPKFEKLPSVRPLPDPFAWSDGSGRSTEFNDWARRRSEIKTEIEHYGIGTKPPQPKGIVADFKDGMLTVKVTQNGETLTLTARVELPDGDGPFPAVIGMGRGTGSLPADIFQSRKIATIAFDFGQVMSHTQTRGDEPINRLYPDQIHIGAYSAWPWGVSRIIDGLELVENDLPIDRKHLAVTGCSFAGKMALFAGAFDERIALTITQEPGGGGAAAWRVSETLGNVETLGKTSRAWFLEDMFQFSDAVEKLPYDHHELMAMVAPRALLVLGNPDYEWLADESGYVSCRAAHKVWKTFGIGDRFGFSIVGGHQHCQLPASQRPEVEAFVDKFLLGKTDANTAVTKHPFETVDHELWYDAWTTGNSTFPTLDDQDIETFTFEAEATSYGSDWVTGSDPVASGGQYLAVKTGLNSPQAVPNSDRAALTIPFVTSKNAKYYVYARVNCPSADDDSFWVKFDDKNFASVNGLTTSGWQWVKIAALEPSPGKHTLTIKYREDGALLDKIGVTTYPFGTEGLDAIAVVPSLKDAVGKRFKMGVGVSHRVLQDVEDVALIRRHFQILTPENCMKPQGIHPEEDRWNFEASDRFAEFVRKNDLEMVGHCLVWAKDDRTDEWMTKEGDAPVSREILLQRIESHVKTVVDRYADVATHWDVVNEAIGDSGDGLLRDSVYSRTTGMDFIVTAFKVARAGDPDAMLIYNDYNGHLPGKREKLIEFLTELKAKGAPIDAYGMQGHFELGDNSLDDLRKTFVELKKLGLKVVVSELDIDVVKRGRWWADGNKHRDELKSFDPYKDGMPADIEAQMIQQYVDLFRLFDEFQDTIARVSFWNLHDGQSWLNYFPWQRVNHPLLFNRDRKPKPAFDAVYELLSTEKQ from the coding sequence ATGACATATTCAGCGATGATCGTCCGATTCACGCTACTCATTTTCGCGGCCGGAAGCTGTCCCGCGCAGAACGTTCCTCTTGTCTATGACGTTGAGCACGCCCGATCGGAGTTCCCGAAACCTGCGCTGCCCAAATTCGAAAAGTTGCCCTCGGTTCGGCCTCTTCCCGATCCATTTGCGTGGTCGGACGGCAGCGGACGTTCAACTGAATTCAACGACTGGGCTCGTCGTCGTTCGGAAATCAAGACGGAAATTGAGCACTACGGAATTGGCACGAAGCCGCCTCAGCCAAAGGGCATCGTTGCCGATTTCAAAGATGGCATGCTGACCGTGAAAGTGACGCAGAATGGTGAAACGCTGACGTTGACGGCGCGCGTTGAGCTACCGGACGGCGACGGACCATTTCCGGCTGTGATTGGAATGGGGCGAGGAACGGGCAGCCTGCCCGCAGACATTTTTCAAAGCCGAAAGATCGCTACGATTGCCTTCGACTTTGGTCAGGTGATGTCGCACACACAAACTCGTGGCGACGAACCCATCAACCGACTCTACCCCGACCAGATTCACATCGGAGCCTACAGTGCATGGCCTTGGGGAGTCAGTCGAATCATTGATGGCCTTGAACTTGTCGAAAATGACCTTCCGATTGATCGCAAACACCTTGCGGTGACTGGTTGTTCGTTTGCCGGAAAGATGGCTTTGTTTGCCGGAGCCTTCGACGAACGAATTGCGCTGACAATCACTCAGGAACCTGGCGGAGGAGGTGCTGCGGCGTGGCGAGTTTCGGAGACGCTCGGCAACGTGGAAACGCTCGGCAAAACAAGTCGCGCATGGTTCTTGGAAGACATGTTTCAGTTTTCGGACGCCGTCGAAAAACTTCCGTACGACCACCATGAGTTGATGGCAATGGTTGCTCCGCGAGCGTTGCTGGTCCTCGGAAATCCCGACTACGAATGGCTAGCGGATGAGTCCGGATATGTGTCTTGTCGGGCTGCTCACAAAGTTTGGAAGACGTTTGGCATTGGTGATCGATTTGGTTTTTCAATCGTCGGCGGTCACCAGCATTGCCAGCTCCCTGCGAGTCAACGTCCCGAAGTCGAAGCATTCGTGGACAAATTTTTGCTCGGCAAAACGGATGCGAATACCGCGGTTACCAAACACCCGTTTGAGACCGTTGACCATGAACTCTGGTACGACGCTTGGACAACAGGAAACTCAACCTTCCCAACTCTCGATGACCAGGACATCGAAACCTTCACGTTCGAGGCAGAGGCGACGTCTTACGGATCCGACTGGGTGACCGGCAGCGATCCGGTGGCTTCCGGCGGACAATACCTTGCGGTCAAAACTGGTCTCAACAGTCCACAAGCTGTTCCGAATAGCGATCGCGCCGCATTGACGATTCCATTTGTGACGAGCAAGAACGCGAAGTACTACGTCTACGCCAGAGTGAACTGTCCTTCCGCGGACGACGATTCGTTTTGGGTGAAGTTCGATGACAAGAACTTTGCGTCGGTCAACGGACTGACAACCAGTGGCTGGCAATGGGTCAAAATCGCTGCGTTAGAACCAAGTCCTGGCAAACACACCTTAACCATCAAGTATCGCGAAGATGGAGCGTTGCTCGACAAGATTGGCGTCACGACCTATCCGTTTGGCACCGAAGGATTGGACGCGATTGCCGTTGTTCCTTCCCTAAAAGATGCCGTCGGAAAGCGTTTCAAGATGGGTGTGGGAGTCAGCCATCGAGTGCTGCAGGATGTCGAAGACGTTGCTTTGATTCGTCGGCACTTTCAAATCCTGACCCCGGAAAACTGCATGAAGCCGCAAGGCATTCATCCCGAGGAAGACCGATGGAATTTCGAGGCAAGCGATCGCTTTGCGGAGTTCGTTCGAAAGAATGATCTTGAGATGGTTGGTCACTGTCTTGTCTGGGCGAAAGATGACCGCACCGATGAATGGATGACGAAGGAAGGTGACGCTCCCGTCTCGCGAGAGATACTCTTGCAACGCATCGAGTCGCATGTGAAGACGGTTGTCGATCGTTACGCAGATGTGGCCACCCATTGGGACGTGGTAAATGAAGCGATTGGCGACAGCGGTGATGGCCTGCTGCGAGACTCGGTTTATTCGCGGACGACCGGAATGGATTTCATTGTCACCGCATTCAAGGTTGCGAGAGCCGGAGATCCCGATGCGATGCTGATCTACAACGACTATAACGGCCACTTGCCGGGCAAACGTGAGAAGTTGATCGAGTTCCTTACTGAACTGAAGGCGAAGGGAGCTCCCATCGACGCCTACGGAATGCAGGGCCACTTTGAACTCGGTGACAATTCGCTTGACGATCTACGCAAGACCTTTGTCGAACTCAAAAAGCTTGGTTTGAAAGTTGTCGTGTCGGAACTTGACATCGACGTCGTCAAACGAGGCCGCTGGTGGGCAGACGGCAACAAGCACCGCGACGAGCTCAAGTCGTTCGATCCTTACAAGGATGGCATGCCAGCCGATATAGAAGCACAGATGATCCAACAGTACGTGGATCTATTCCGTCTGTTCGACGAGTTCCAAGACACGATTGCTCGCGTATCATTTTGGAACCTGCATGACGGCCAGAGCTGGCTAAACTATTTTCCGTGGCAAAGAGTCAATCATCCACTGCTATTCAACCGCGATCGCAAGCCGAAGCCAGCATTCGACGCTGTCTACGAATTGCTTTCCACCGAAAAGCAGTAG
- a CDS encoding oligogalacturonate lyase family protein has product MKHILEAFLLRAFLVLLTGCSIAVAGDPPREWIDAKTGHRVVRLSEQAGSVSLYFHQNTYSPEGDKLLISTPRGLETVDLHSYELKVVVPRSDFRMGGSSGVEMGRKTRHVYYAARTREGTVVRATHIDTGETRDLVTLPRGAGFNGVNADETLLFGSIRDFETADRSGDRDRSRSGQRDSERSMKLFTADIATGEINTFHPSKAWLNHLQCSPTDPKFGLFCHEGIWQDVDRVWTITLGSEDAKLMHRRQQQYEIAGHEFFSADGQWVWYDLQTPRADQFWLAGVDVKTGERIRYSLKRQEWSVHYNQSQDGKLFAGDGGGPESVANQTPLPEKRRLNPAGNGQWIYLFRPSDEFTEATVGGEPAKSGTLTAERLVDLSTHDYDLEPNVNFTPDGKWIVFRSNMHGERHVYMVSVERDKGAGDTPALESASLSADTTLVQRRLVLIGDSTVKNGTGRGDDELFGWGQFIDNHFDTNRIEVENRALGGRSSRTYLTEGLWKKSLDRLRKGDYVMMQFGHNDGGKMFDGDRPRASIKGNGDESIDGVVAETGKAETVHSFGWYLRKYIADAKAKGAIPIVLSQVPRDRWQESRVIRSDRDYGLWAKQAAEQTGALFIDLNEIVCRRYEELGEEKVGRELFTPDDWTHTRREGAEINAACVAEGVETLRDCSLKTFLREDEGKSAETQSSWQFHFGDGPAESRHSHVRPNDEYSSQRGYGFLKTDSDKAAVFAIDIEEGNYAVTMRFGHADRSTSTTIKAEARRLMLENVETAPGEFVTRTFSVNVRGPMISSGNKVALNSRELENNGHPNWDGRLTLEFNGKQPRVDAVTIEPATDTTTIFIAGDSTVTDQRNEPYAGWGQMLTRFFKPSVTVSNYAESGLALRSFEYQRRLEKVLSTMKAGDYLLIQFGHNDQKDRRKDAGAFTTYKRKLAEFVEAVRSKQGIPVLITSMERLRMDERGNQTPTLFEFAEAVRQVGMEKDVPVIDLNAMSLEFYAALGPKRATEAFVFYPARTFPGQVEALEDRTHHNSYGAYELARCVVEGIRAQVPELAGHLANDVGSFDLSHPDDPKSFHLSPSPMVQVSKKPVGN; this is encoded by the coding sequence ATGAAGCATATTCTAGAAGCGTTTTTGCTCAGAGCTTTTTTGGTGCTGCTGACCGGTTGCTCGATAGCAGTGGCAGGCGACCCACCCCGCGAATGGATCGACGCGAAGACGGGGCATCGGGTGGTGCGACTTTCTGAGCAAGCCGGCAGCGTGAGTCTGTACTTTCATCAAAACACGTACTCTCCCGAGGGAGACAAGCTGCTGATTTCAACACCGCGCGGGCTGGAAACCGTTGACTTGCATTCGTACGAACTAAAAGTTGTCGTGCCTCGCAGTGATTTTCGGATGGGTGGCAGCAGTGGTGTCGAGATGGGACGTAAGACCCGCCACGTTTATTATGCAGCACGAACTCGCGAAGGTACGGTCGTTCGAGCGACTCACATCGACACGGGTGAAACTCGTGATCTCGTCACTCTACCGCGGGGGGCCGGTTTTAACGGTGTTAACGCTGATGAAACGTTGTTATTCGGATCGATCAGAGATTTCGAGACGGCGGACCGTTCGGGAGATCGTGATCGTTCTCGCAGCGGCCAGCGTGATTCAGAGCGGTCGATGAAGCTGTTCACTGCGGACATTGCCACTGGCGAGATTAATACCTTTCATCCATCAAAGGCGTGGCTGAATCATTTGCAGTGTTCGCCGACCGACCCAAAGTTTGGACTGTTTTGTCACGAAGGCATTTGGCAGGACGTCGATCGCGTTTGGACGATTACATTGGGAAGTGAAGACGCGAAGTTGATGCACCGTCGACAACAGCAATACGAGATCGCTGGACATGAATTTTTCAGCGCCGATGGTCAGTGGGTCTGGTACGACCTGCAAACACCGCGGGCTGATCAGTTCTGGCTCGCAGGCGTGGATGTGAAGACCGGCGAAAGAATTCGATACTCATTGAAGCGACAAGAGTGGTCCGTTCACTACAACCAATCTCAAGACGGGAAACTGTTTGCGGGTGACGGCGGTGGACCGGAAAGTGTTGCAAACCAAACACCGCTGCCAGAAAAACGACGGTTGAATCCTGCCGGCAACGGCCAATGGATTTACTTGTTTCGACCAAGCGATGAATTCACTGAAGCAACGGTCGGTGGCGAACCAGCAAAGTCGGGTACGTTGACCGCCGAGCGTCTAGTCGATCTTTCGACTCATGACTACGACCTTGAACCCAACGTCAACTTCACACCGGACGGCAAGTGGATTGTGTTTCGGTCCAACATGCACGGCGAACGGCATGTCTACATGGTGAGTGTCGAACGGGACAAGGGTGCTGGTGACACACCGGCCTTGGAATCTGCATCGCTCTCAGCCGACACCACACTCGTTCAACGCCGATTGGTGCTGATTGGCGACTCCACCGTGAAGAACGGAACTGGTCGGGGCGACGACGAACTTTTCGGCTGGGGCCAGTTCATCGACAATCACTTCGACACCAATCGCATCGAAGTCGAGAACAGGGCGCTGGGCGGTCGCAGCAGTCGGACGTATCTCACCGAAGGTTTGTGGAAGAAGTCGCTGGATCGTCTGCGCAAAGGTGACTATGTGATGATGCAATTCGGCCACAACGACGGCGGCAAGATGTTTGACGGTGATCGGCCACGAGCGTCCATCAAAGGCAACGGCGACGAATCAATCGACGGAGTGGTTGCTGAGACAGGCAAGGCGGAAACCGTTCACAGTTTCGGCTGGTATCTGCGGAAGTATATTGCGGATGCGAAAGCGAAAGGAGCCATTCCTATCGTTCTGTCGCAGGTTCCTCGCGATCGCTGGCAGGAAAGCCGCGTGATTCGTTCTGATCGTGACTACGGTTTATGGGCTAAGCAAGCTGCTGAGCAAACGGGAGCATTGTTCATCGATTTGAACGAGATTGTTTGTCGCCGGTATGAAGAGTTGGGCGAAGAGAAAGTTGGCCGTGAACTGTTCACTCCTGACGACTGGACCCATACACGCCGAGAAGGCGCCGAGATCAATGCGGCTTGCGTCGCTGAAGGAGTCGAGACGCTAAGAGATTGTTCGCTTAAAACGTTCCTGCGCGAGGACGAGGGCAAGTCTGCAGAGACTCAAAGTTCTTGGCAGTTTCATTTTGGTGACGGCCCGGCCGAATCAAGGCACTCGCACGTTCGTCCCAATGACGAATACTCCAGTCAACGTGGTTATGGATTCCTGAAAACCGACTCAGACAAGGCTGCCGTTTTTGCAATCGACATTGAAGAAGGCAATTACGCGGTGACCATGCGTTTCGGGCATGCCGATCGTTCCACGTCAACCACGATCAAAGCAGAAGCTCGTCGATTGATGTTGGAAAACGTCGAGACAGCACCAGGCGAGTTCGTGACGCGAACTTTTAGTGTTAACGTGCGGGGCCCAATGATTTCGTCTGGCAATAAAGTTGCATTAAATAGCCGCGAATTGGAAAATAACGGGCACCCCAACTGGGACGGTCGACTGACGCTTGAGTTCAATGGCAAACAGCCGCGTGTTGACGCAGTGACCATCGAGCCGGCGACTGACACGACAACGATCTTCATCGCTGGCGATTCCACCGTCACTGATCAACGCAACGAACCATACGCCGGCTGGGGGCAGATGCTAACGCGGTTCTTTAAACCAAGCGTCACGGTATCGAATTACGCTGAATCTGGATTGGCACTTCGTTCCTTCGAGTATCAACGACGACTCGAAAAGGTTCTCAGTACGATGAAGGCGGGTGATTATCTGCTGATACAGTTTGGGCACAACGACCAGAAGGATAGGCGAAAAGACGCAGGCGCTTTCACGACTTACAAGAGGAAGTTGGCGGAGTTTGTCGAAGCGGTTCGTTCGAAGCAGGGAATTCCCGTGTTAATCACATCCATGGAAAGACTACGAATGGACGAGCGAGGTAATCAAACACCAACGCTTTTCGAGTTCGCTGAGGCCGTCCGTCAAGTCGGAATGGAAAAGGATGTGCCCGTCATCGATCTCAACGCGATGAGTCTAGAATTCTACGCTGCCCTTGGGCCGAAACGAGCCACCGAAGCGTTCGTGTTTTATCCCGCGAGAACCTTTCCGGGGCAAGTCGAGGCACTGGAAGATCGCACGCATCACAATTCGTATGGAGCGTATGAATTGGCCCGTTGTGTGGTCGAAGGAATCCGCGCACAGGTCCCTGAACTGGCGGGGCATTTGGCCAACGATGTCGGAAGCTTTGATTTATCCCACCCCGATGATCCTAAGTCCTTCCATCTTTCACCAAGTCCGATGGTTCAGGTATCTAAGAAGCCGGTTGGAAACTGA